The bacterium genome includes the window GACCACGTCGGCGGCACCGGTCGCGACGACCTGCGGCAGCGCGACGGCCCCGCCGTCCGTCGCGACCCACGCCGCAGAAGCGACCGCAGCCAGGACCTGCAGCGACAGCAGCAAGACGGCTGCCTTGCACCAAGAGCGCTTCATCGTGTCTCCTCAGGCTCGGGACAGGCAAGATTCGGTAGTCTGATGCGGGTATTTGATTATACCTCATGGGCATGGCGTCTGACAACGCGGAAGGTCCGACGAAAAGCGGCGGCCCCCCAAGGGGACCGCCGCCGCCCTCCTGGCGGGATCATGGCTAACTCGATGTCAGGGAATGGATTCCACGGCTTCCGGGTCGCAGACGGTGGCCCAGCGGCCCGCGTAGAAGCCGCCGGGGCGTTCGGCGGCCCGGTGGTAATCGCCGCCCAGGACGCCCTCGACCGTCTCGACCTCGTTGTGCCACTCGCCGTGGAACCGGCCGCGCCCGTTCTCGTCCGCGGCCTCCCAGGTGCCGGCCAGCAGGCCGCGGCAACGGCCGCTGGTGTCGATGTACTTGCCGAAAAGGACCCGCTCGCCGCGGCTGTCCAGGCCGTAGCGGCCGCGCATGAAGCCGTGCAGCCGACCCCAGAGACCGACCCAGCGACCCTTGAAGACGCCGCCCTCGGCGGTCGTGGAGTCGCGGTCGGCCAGCCAGACGCCGCCCAGGAAGCCCTTCGGGCACAGGTCCTCGTCGGTGACGCGGTGGCCTTCGAGGCGCAGGGCGTTGCCGAGTTCGTCGACGGGGCGGGTGACGTCCAGGCCGGCGAGATCCGCCACCGGGACGTCCAGCGCGATCAGCGGCGTGACCAGGTGCAGCACGTTCGGCGGCAACGTCCCGGCGCCCGCGGAATCGGCCGGGGCGGCGGGCTCGATGATCTCCACGATCAGACCGTCGAAGTGCGGACCGGTGTGGGAGACCCAGGCCACGCTGCGCCGGTCGGGTCGGGGCAGCACCAGGTGGTCGCGCGGGCGCTCGAACAGGATCACGCGCCGCACCACGACCAGGCCGCGGTCCACGCGCAGCCGGCCGCTCCAGTCCAGGCCCTGCACCTCTTCGCGGATGTCCTCGGGCGCGCCGTCGAGCCGGCCCCAGGTCAGGCGCAGCGCGACGATCCGCGGGGGCGGCGGCGCGCCGTCGCCGGCGGGCAGCAGGGCGGCGTCCTCGAGTTCCAGCACCTCGGCGTCGTCCTGCAGGGGGTCGTCGCTCGCCGACTCCTGGTCCTCGAGGGACATCGTGGCGTAGTAGTCATCGTCGAAGGCCGGCGCCTCGTCCGTGTAGGTCAGGCCGCCGTAGGCCTTGTCCAGATCCATGGCGTCGTAGTCGTCGACGGCCGTGACGGCGGGCACGGTCGCGCCCTTGTCGTCGCCGCAGCCGGCCAGGCCCAGCGACAGCAGCGCGGCCAGGACCAGCAGTCCCGTCAGTTGGAGTGTTCGGTTCAGCTTCGCGGTGTCCATGATCGCCTCCCTCGTTCCGACCCCGGTCCCGCCCGGAAGCTCGCTCCGGCGCCGGGACGTTCCTCGCCCGTGGTGCGGCTGGACTGCACGAGAGGTGCCAAGGGAGGCTGAGGAGTGAAATCGATGATTTTACAAGACGTTGCGACGACGATCGGCACGGGGCCCCGTCACCGGCGCGTACCGGGAAGTACACTGGACGTCCGCCTCGGTACCGCAGCGTCGGGATCCGTCAGTCGGTGGGACCGTCGCGCACCTTGAGCTTCAGCGCGATGAGTTCGGCGTGGTCGAGCCCGAGCATCCGGGAGATGCGGTGCAGCAGGGCGTCCTCGTGGGCGTCGAGCACGCCGTCGGCGTACACGACGCGCCACAGCGCCTCCAGGACGTCGCGCAGCTCCTGCCTCGTCAGCGCGGTGCGCAGCAGGCTGGTGGTGTTGTAGAGGTCGGTCGCGTCGTGGCGGTGCGCTTCGGCGGCGTCCATGAGCGCGGACGATTCCCGCGCGTCGAGACCGAAGCGGTCGCCGAGGATGCCGGCGATCGAGGCCCTCTCGGCGCCGGCGGCGGTGTCGTCGGCCCAGGCCACCTCCAGCAGCAGCGCGGCGGTGGCCAGGCGGCGGCGATGGTCGGCGTTGGCGACGTCGCCCGCCACGGCCGTCACGTCCTGCGTCATCAGCTTGCGCAACGCTTCGAACA containing:
- a CDS encoding TerB family tellurite resistance protein, translated to MFEALRKLMTQDVTAVAGDVANADHRRRLATAALLLEVAWADDTAAGAERASIAGILGDRFGLDARESSALMDAAEAHRHDATDLYNTTSLLRTALTRQELRDVLEALWRVVYADGVLDAHEDALLHRISRMLGLDHAELIALKLKVRDGPTD